The following proteins come from a genomic window of Limnohabitans sp. 103DPR2:
- a CDS encoding class I SAM-dependent methyltransferase, whose amino-acid sequence MSNKEMKGAAYWDDRFQAPAYAYGEAPNDFLQWAAPQVKLGKAVSLCEGEGRNAVFLAKMGFEVTAVDFSRVGLNKAKALADLHKVTLNYEVADMKDFELENNAWDLVVSVFAQPDADIRQRLYARLGQSLKPGGAFILESKVNGESTAANRYPGVDTLIQDIQPLKVAFSKQGERELNEGSYHVGLHTTAQILAFKNA is encoded by the coding sequence ATGTCCAACAAAGAAATGAAAGGCGCAGCGTATTGGGACGATCGCTTCCAAGCGCCCGCATATGCTTATGGCGAAGCGCCCAACGATTTCCTGCAATGGGCTGCGCCTCAAGTCAAACTCGGCAAAGCTGTTTCTTTGTGCGAGGGCGAAGGCCGAAATGCAGTGTTCTTGGCCAAGATGGGTTTTGAAGTCACTGCCGTCGATTTCTCGCGCGTGGGTTTGAACAAGGCCAAAGCATTGGCCGACCTGCACAAAGTCACCCTGAACTACGAAGTCGCAGACATGAAAGACTTTGAGCTAGAAAATAATGCATGGGACTTGGTGGTGAGCGTCTTTGCACAACCTGATGCAGACATCCGCCAGCGGCTTTATGCACGTTTGGGCCAGTCATTGAAACCGGGCGGCGCTTTCATCCTAGAGTCCAAGGTGAACGGCGAAAGCACTGCAGCTAACCGCTATCCAGGTGTAGACACACTCATCCAGGACATACAGCCTTTGAAAGTGGCATTTTCTAAACAAGGTGAGCGTGAGTTAAATGAAGGCAGTTATCACGTCGGCCTTCACACCACCGCACAAATTCTTGCATTTAAAAACGCTTAG